In the genome of Fusobacterium necrogenes, one region contains:
- a CDS encoding glycosyltransferase family 9 protein produces MKKILVIRYKKSVGDTIIGTTLCESIKKKYPDARVDYLVYENLTEIFYNHRAIDNVLTLDRKAGLKGWLKTLGEIRKNKYDVIIDCRTIVITALLSFFSGAKLRIGKYHKYRFFLYHHAIKGFTKKMNQIKKYHQLLKPLGIEEVSTGYAICLKDEEKNEWKKIMEAQGIDMSKLIIPMAVNARQSNKKYPEEYMLQITKTLIDKYDAQIILFYSPSEETYAKEFYNKLDCNKNIFINLKTKNVRELACIFSNCDLFVGNEGGTRHVAEAVGLANLCIVAPQTCKEEWLSNENDKNQCITVKDVNGCDYKDIKPEYVLKRIDKQLKLFNNFDKI; encoded by the coding sequence CAATAATAGGAACTACTCTTTGTGAAAGTATAAAGAAAAAATATCCAGATGCTAGAGTTGATTATTTGGTATATGAAAATTTAACAGAGATATTCTACAATCACAGAGCTATAGATAATGTTTTAACATTGGATAGAAAAGCTGGATTAAAAGGTTGGCTTAAAACTTTGGGTGAGATAAGAAAAAATAAGTATGATGTAATAATTGACTGTAGAACAATAGTTATTACAGCTTTACTTTCTTTTTTCTCTGGAGCAAAGCTTAGAATAGGAAAATATCATAAGTATAGATTTTTCTTATATCATCATGCTATAAAAGGGTTTACAAAGAAGATGAACCAGATAAAAAAATATCATCAACTTCTAAAACCATTAGGGATAGAAGAGGTAAGTACAGGGTATGCTATCTGCTTAAAAGATGAGGAGAAGAATGAGTGGAAAAAAATAATGGAAGCTCAAGGAATAGATATGTCTAAGCTTATCATTCCTATGGCTGTAAATGCTAGACAAAGTAATAAAAAATATCCAGAGGAGTATATGTTACAAATAACAAAAACTCTTATAGATAAATATGATGCTCAAATTATACTATTCTACTCTCCATCAGAGGAAACTTATGCTAAAGAGTTTTATAACAAGTTAGATTGTAATAAAAATATATTTATCAATCTAAAGACTAAAAATGTAAGAGAGTTGGCTTGTATATTCAGTAATTGTGATCTATTTGTAGGAAATGAGGGAGGAACTAGACATGTAGCTGAGGCAGTAGGACTTGCTAATTTATGTATAGTAGCTCCTCAAACTTGTAAAGAGGAATGGTTAAGTAATGAGAATGATAAAAATCAATGTATTACTGTAAAAGATGTAAATGGTTGTGATTATAAGGATATCAAGCCAGAATATGTCCTTAAAAGAATAGACAAACAATTAAAATTATTTAATAATTTTGATAAAATTTGA